The DNA segment GCGTCCGCCAGCGACCTCGCCGACGCCAGCGGCGTTCCGGGACCGCGAATCTACGACGTGCTGCGGGATTTGGAGGACGAGGGGTACGTGGTAACCTACGAGCAGGACCGACTGTATGCGCGGGCGACCGACCCGGAGGAGGCGCTTTCGGGATTACGGGCGCAGATCAACCAGTACGAAACCGCCGTCGATGAGATTCAGCATCGATGGCAGGAACCGGACTCGAACGACCACGAGATCACGCTCATCCGGCGATTTCGAACGGTGTTGGACCGCGCTCGTGCCGACATCGAGAGCGCCGAGCGACACGTCCAACTCGCCGTCGCGCCGGAGCAGTTCATCGAACTGCGGCCGCTCCTCGCCGACGCCCACGACCGCGGCGTCTACATCC comes from the Haladaptatus sp. R4 genome and includes:
- a CDS encoding TrmB family transcriptional regulator sugar-binding domain-containing protein; the encoded protein is MDTGELKAVLESAGLSQYQANAYVTLLEHGSASASDLADASGVPGPRIYDVLRDLEDEGYVVTYEQDRLYARATDPEEALSGLRAQINQYETAVDEIQHRWQEPDSNDHEITLIRRFRTVLDRARADIESAERHVQLAVAPEQFIELRPLLADAHDRGVYIQISLYVPPDEDLPFEESAFEGTCTEARRRELQNAFFLLTDRTRLCFAPHVDSSREYGVLAQDRDTAYVFHWFFLTCLWEVYPPIHVRP